Within the Musa acuminata AAA Group cultivar baxijiao chromosome BXJ2-9, Cavendish_Baxijiao_AAA, whole genome shotgun sequence genome, the region GTACTTCAGGATCACTTCACGGCAACGAGGTCATGGAAAGCAGCCGCCTACGTTACAAGCAATTGACAATTCCTCCATTTATTCACGTCACTAAACTCCCAGTCAAATGATACATATTGAATACAAACGGCAAAAGAAGCTTCCATTTATTGTGGTGATGGTGGAAAGCATTAAAAGTCTGAATGATCCACCAACCTCAATCTATTTTGTATCAGGCACACCGAAACCTTCACAAAAGTCAAGATTGCATGCCCACAAAGCGCCCCCGCACCATCCGATACCATCCTTAAAAGCCAATGGAGCAAATCTGAATCGGAGGCTGCAAGAGCATAGCTTGAAAGTCCCGAACATGGCGGAGCAGCACAGAGTCCACCCGGTGGACGTCGAGTCTCCACCGCCGTCGGCACCGGAGGCTCCCCCGAGCTTGCTACAACCGGAGAAGGCCGGCGCCACCGCACCGGCCGCCCATTCGAGGCctccaagaaagaggaggagcCGCTGCTGCACGTGTTTGTGCTGGTCTCTCCTCGCCATCGTCATCCTCATCGTCGTCATCGCCGTCGCCGCCGGCGTCCTCTACCTCGTCTTCCGCCCCAAGATCCCGAAGTACTCCGTGGACCGCCTCGCCGTCTCGAGCTTCGCGGTCGACGA harbors:
- the LOC103998510 gene encoding NDR1/HIN1-like protein 6, producing the protein MIHIEYKRQKKLPFIVVMVESIKSLNDPPTSIYFVSGTPKPSQKSRLHAHKAPPHHPIPSLKANGANLNRRLQEHSLKVPNMAEQHRVHPVDVESPPPSAPEAPPSLLQPEKAGATAPAAHSRPPRKRRSRCCTCLCWSLLAIVILIVVIAVAAGVLYLVFRPKIPKYSVDRLAVSSFAVDDNATVAVTFNVTVTARNPNRRIGIYYQGGSDLSAWYTDERLCTGSFPAFYQGHRNTTVLHVLLAGEAKIGNELLTELQQQQQTGTIPLAVRGVVPVRVKLGKLKLWKVRFKVRCSLVVNSLSANGDVSIRSSSCKFKLKL